A portion of the Methanomicrobia archaeon genome contains these proteins:
- a CDS encoding DUF1894 domain-containing protein, with product MGCIELMDYKILQSRVSFKECREFIRGNYKEVYEVEPGYQLFDAYLIGNPPIFVGVDGDDLIFPYVKPCHGAFVLKIKGPDVIERLRRERKAK from the coding sequence ATGGGCTGCATTGAACTGATGGACTATAAGATCCTGCAATCGCGGGTCTCGTTTAAAGAGTGCCGGGAATTCATCAGGGGCAATTACAAAGAGGTGTACGAAGTAGAGCCCGGTTATCAATTGTTTGATGCGTATTTGATCGGTAATCCACCGATTTTCGTGGGCGTGGACGGTGATGACCTCATTTTCCCGTATGTGAAGCCCTGCCATGGCGCGTTCGTCCTGAAGATTAAAGGACCGGACGTGATCGAGCGGCTGAGAAGAGAACGAAAGGCGAAGTGA